Part of the Mytilus edulis chromosome 9, xbMytEdul2.2, whole genome shotgun sequence genome, TTTTGATACCAATCTAATAATGGATTGATATAAAGTTTATACAGAGTAGGAGACAAGATACCACCTTGCCTAACTCCCTGTTGCTCATCAAAAGCTCTTGAGAAATGTCCATCCCACTTAACCTTTGATCTCATTTACTGATACTATTTATATACTACAAACCAATCCTCATCCTTAACTCCAGACTGAAAAAGTTTTAACATTAAATAATCATGCCACACAACATCAAATGCTTTAGAAGCATCAATAAAGGCTACACATACTTTCTTTTTACGATCCTTTCCATCAGCTAGCGCCTCAGTAAGTAGTAAAGCTGCATTTGTTGGAGATACCCGTTTAGTAAAACCACGTTGCAATTTATTTTGAAGTCTATCTAAGTCTGGTGAAATTTAAGACAAATGTATAGTCTCAAAAACTTTTCCTATACTACATACTGTAATTCGCCTATAAGAATTTGGATCCTGCAAGGGTTTACCATGACTCTTGTGTATTGGAGTAATAATTCCAGACTGAAAAATTTCAGGTACATCTCTTTCTTGTAAAACACGATCAAAAAGAGCTTTTAATATTATAGGTACAATTTGTCCATCACATTTCAAATGTTCACTCATTAGATTTAACTCGTCAGGTGACTTTCCATTTTTCATTTTGCTTATAGCTGCTGTAACTTCATCTAAAGTTGCATATTGCATTCCCTTATTCCCTGAATTTTGTAgtgtcaaaatattttgtatattacgCTTCACAATTTGATGCTGATGATCACAAAATGATGAACTTGTAGATAATGtacttaatttttcaaaatacgaTGCCCAGCCATCCCTTATTTCTTCTGAGGACTCAAGATTTATGCCATCAATAACTAATTTAGTCAGTTTCTTAACTTGCCCAGTTCTTTGTATATTAATAAGTTTGTAAAAGAGCTTCTGATTTGAAGTATATGAGTCCATTATTTCATAatacagtttatatctattatTGGCATCCAACTGCCTCTGAGCTTGTCGGAGTTTCTTTTTAGCCAATTTACAATTCACCCATAGAATGTTAGTTTCACATTTATTTCCCCCATcttgtttgaaaatattatatCCTTGTTTACTGTCATGACAAAGACTTCTCAAATTCATAGGCTACGGCTTTAACTTTCGAACCCTACGTTTTTTAACCTCCTCTGATGCTTCCTCTGcacttgttttaaaaatatcagCCACATTTTGAAATTGTTCATCTAAAGTTCCAGATGCTATATCTaaggaattaatttttttatcaagtaaCCTTTGGTACTTCAACGTATCACATTTTTCCCAATTCTATTCATCGTAGCAGTATTGACAGTTTTTTCCGTAGCATGtaaattacatataaaattgGCAGTCACTGGCACATGAGATTACAAATTTAACGGCGACATACAATATATATCTGTCTTAATAAAAAAGTTACTATCATTAAAAGCTAAAATATAGTCTATTTGTGACGAAGCTTTGTCATTATGGTGAAAAAACGTATGACTAGAAGGATAATTCCTTGGTACACATAAATTTATTTCCAGTATTGATGTTAAAAACACTTTGTCTCTTGTAGTTTTCTGTTTACGAATCAATGAGGCATTTAAGTCACCTAGCACTATTATGGTGTGGTCTGCAAATTTAATAGTTAATTCACTTATCTCATCAAAACATTGCTCATATTTTCGGTCATACTCCTTACTACCAGTACAGGGCATATATACGGCCACAATACAAATTGGTTTCGGCTTAGTGTCTAAAGTTATAACACAAATACGTTCATTATCATCATCATGAATTTTCACAAATTGGTCTAGGTGTGCTCTCCATAAAATACCACAACCACCCCATCCCCGCATGCGCTGTCTATTTCTAATAGGATCATATTCGTCAGTACATTTTATAGTAGTACAAAAATCGCGTTCAGCAGCAAAAGTTTCTAATTTTGATTTTTCGAAAGACCATAACCAATGTTCCTGTATAGCTAGAATATCTACATTCCCGAGTAGCTCTGATAGGTATACGGCATTTGTTGTGAAGTTCTcaacattgaaggatgaaataaCGGTTGCCTTACCATTGTTGCTGGTATTTGCTGACTCACATAGTGATTGGCTGGTATGTTCAAATTTTGACTGTGAGGATACACTGGTAACCTTGCATATACTTGACTCGGTAATGTTTGTTGCATTGGCCATTGAGGTTGAAGACTGTTTACAACATGCTGTTGTTGTTTACGGGGTTTTCTCCTGTACCTTGGAGGCCTTTTTTTCTTCACAGTTTTTTCTAAAAAAGATTTATCTGATTTTGCGGTATTGTCCTGCTCAGAAATGTTACATGATGTATTTATCAAGTTGGTATCTACTGAGACCCCACTATTGACTAGATTTTGTGAAACAGTGTCCTGAGAACTAGAAATACACTCGGTCGCCTGTACGTTATATACTGGGGTATCGGACCCTTCTTGAGACAGTGCATGACGATTATTAGAGCCataattgttattatttataactaTACTTTTATCACTATTTAGAAATTGTCCTACTTTGCTTTCTAACAGATTAAACCTGTGTTCAAGAATTTTGAGCTAttcttcaattttcttttccaaagtatatatatacgATTGTGCTGCAGCTAATTTCTTACTAGTATCATTTAATGTTCGTTCTTTTACTTTGAGAGCTGATTCTTTATTAGCTAATTCACGCTCTTTagctgcttttttttaaattttggaagccttttcgaataattctctagaaaatatttcaataggttttaaaattcatattgtaaatttacacaatgCAGTTATTCAAAGATAATTGaacaaatatattgtacccttacatccaatcacagcgctactaatttgacttccttcacctgccttggatacacaaaaggccaacctaatgcttggaaaatgtaataccggcttccaaaatttcaaaaatttgttgtaaaatgacggtgggcatggataacataaacaagctccgttggaaattggtcatgatactatttggctttaatttttaaaatagaatgataaagtactaacaccacacattactgttttatccaggtttttattataaaaagtggtaaatttaggaattgttagtattgtcgcctatggcagaataaatagtaccgttttccctatactcaagatagcaagggaaatcaaaatCAACCAGACTTCAGTCatattatactattttgaagcatTTGATAAGTACTTTGAATTTTATCATAAAGAATAGAAATTTCtaactgagaacaatactgtgttgagaaaagtgctgagtcatcataataAGTCAAATTGATGGGTACAGATATAGAACTCTATACTAGGATTTCAATATTAAGTGTTTTGTATAAATTGAACCAAACTattgttcttttgtatttgatttcacctttcgcaatgattttttcaattggaaacaccagaattcaagtcgtgacaaatattttttactgaaatgtttgccttttttgctgcgtaattcacTAAATGTttcacttgggtatttctgtaaacataatctattaaaatgggaaattgtctggtttagtttgtactgtttatggaattaggcaatatttggtcacactagaagcattttcagtgttagaattgttcatctaagaaaaaaagaggcccacttgaggctaaatttacatagaatttatactctcctgtgtaaagattTGTTTACATTCTTGaaaattcatgcagcaaatattgcaatagtgcttcattttgtagtttctttctttattatatcagacataaataatttttcatttcctactgtttgaaaggacttttgttggaaattaaaactgccaagggacataattcagctttttcatagattaatacaggcaacaaaggcaactttacagctgagtattttgcatatttaatgtttaaagtgtctaatatctttgttttcattatCTAAAGACAGAATAATTGAtcttataacaagctctgaaatttttaaccacaatatggcatatactaaagcatggaatggagattagtatgaaaaatcttgaatttgtgcatttgttgtaaattttttatttaaatgaatacaaattgaatggaactgtcaatgctatctgtttaaatggaactatttatcattctttttatataagataagatacaggttgtttattaaggcttttctgaaagaagtagagaatgaggtaaaccagcaagTAGGGGTGGGGACacaaaatgatctatgtttctttaagtaatggggacataaaagtttttattatagccaaggttttaacaatagcccagtattgcattaatggtgtcataagaattctttatatctttatgtcacagtatagggaaaacggtagtattacattttcccagcattaggttggccttttgtgtacccaaggcaggtgaaggaagtcaaattaggagcgctgtgattggatgtaagggtacaatatattttttcaattatctatgaataactgcagtgtgtaaatttacaatatgaattttaaaacctattgaaatattttctagagaattattcgaaaaggcttccaaaatttcaaaaatttgttgtaaaatgacggtgggcatggataacataaacaagctccgttgaaaattggtcatgatactatttggctttaatttttaaaatagaataataaagtactaacaccacacataactgttttatccaggtttttattataaaaagtggtaaatttaggaattgttagtattgtcgcctatggcagaataaatagtaccgttttccctatactcaAGATAGCCAGGGAAcgattgtttttgttaaaatggtttatttttgGTACCCACGACAATGCGTTTATCGAACGACAGTCGCACGACTGTGGTAAGAGACTCTCACGACAGCTacaagacagtgacacgacaaaaaATAGTAGAGCAAAAAAGGTCCATGTCCAATTTTCGTCCCACGACACACGACAGCGCCAAGATGCTTACAATGTCGTGCATCTGTCGTACGACGATCACAGATGAGCCACGATTCGACAAAATTTCATGTCGTGGCGCTGCATAGATGTGTcgtgggttcgttgtgaccagggctttaCAAATAGTTGACGCAAGCATTCGGTCTTTTGTttcgcatatttctgtcatattttcacatcTACATGATACAGACTAATACTGAGCTGAGCATCGATACAAAAACATTAGTAGACCACACAAAGACTTTTTATGGATATTGATATGTTAtaaggagaaaaataaaattagtatttaAACATTTAGATCTCCTCATTTCCAGGTTGAGGATAAGGAGAACAGCACGTCTAGATGTTAGGTTGAAATATATAAATgggaatttaaaacattaaactggTACATTtaagtagaatgaaattcaaaacagtgtggctgtggccattgattgacacattaaattcatccattgaccgggacaatttacgtgaacgtttttctgtaacgaccactgttaacgacgtacctacgatagacatttaaactgtggggtcaccaaaggtttcttaacgcctttaattataaaataattcgaaaaattaatcaggaataacctttatgttttgatttatataattgatataaatcaaaacatcgtgttatttctgattaatttttcgaattactttattaaggtgttgagaacctttggtgaccccatagtttaagcgtctttaaaaagtacatagtgagcagtggtcgttacatacaaacgttcacctaaattgtcccagtcaatggatgaatttaatgtgtcaatcaatggccacagccacactgttttgagtTTCATTCTAGACAAACCTGTATCACCTTGTGcaagataaacaaaaacaaaaacaaaatgataacttttacaaaaacccTGTGCattttaatttgtacaaacttacatcttgtttacaatatacatataatatatatgttgtgtgCAAAATTAGAAAATTCATACGCATCGTTAATACAAATGTTTCCCGCTATTCGTTGAAACGCGGGAAAATGTAAGTATTACCTTAACCTTTTTTCCCCTGAATACATAggctataataaaacaaaacaatatattcatattgccGATAACCCAGACAGCTAGAAAACATACAAAGAAAGGGTtgaaatatgagaaaaaaatctataatccAAGACTTTGAGATACAGAAAGTCTCTTTTCTAAAGTGTCAGCAATATAGCCGTCTTTGCTACTGTCAGACTTCCATCTGCCATGCCATTTAATGCATCGTTCATTAACTTCTGAACTAGCAGCAGCGGTCGCCCCGCCGGCACGCAAGGAATGTAAACCCAAATTCAACGTAGGTGCGATTAATTTCAGtcttttcaatatattttctCTAGCTGCTGTGtaacttattttcttatttttgtaaataagtTTAGCTATAGACTTGTGCCTAAATATAGGTCGAAATATGTAAAAATCTGAATTCAGTTTCAATTTAGCCAAATCAATATAATTCTTGAAAATACTGACTGGACATGCTATATAGTTTTCCCTTTTGCAATCAAAATTTCATTACCCTGTCTATATTGGTCCGTTCTGCTGTgagaaataaataatttcaaaaattcatcATACACAGTTACGTCTTTACATTTTAAAGAACTAAGCTCGTCGGAACGGAGAAATCCTGAAAAACTTAACACTATCATTGCTAAATCTCTTACAATTAATAAATCATTAGAATCTTTGAATTTTGTACATAGTTCAATAATAATGTCGATACTAACAGGTTCTTTCTTGTTGACAGGTTTTCCGTTTAACCTCTTGGCTGATTCTTGTAATGATTTAACGAAAGAATTTTCAGTAGGGTCAGCAAAACCATTCAGCTCATGTACCCATTTCAAAGAATAATTGCACTATTAATAACGTTGGGAGAACAGTTTTTGTCTATCAAATTAGTTATGTACAATGCGACGTGAATAGGAGCAGCAGGTAACGTATTAAAACCATGTTCTTTGATAAATGCGCTCCATCTGTTGAAACTTGAAAAGTATGTCTTGTTCGTATTGTTACTCCTTGAGTTGAGAAGAAATGACGACATCTTTCCGGTTAAATCATAAAGAATATGGTCTTTAGAAACTCCGCTTGCTTCCACAGCTGCTCCGACATTCTGCTTCAATCCTATTCCTGCAAAATAGAATTACTAAATCAAAAGGCTAGCCTCATAGCTATCAATCTGAATTTCAGCAACCCTGTCTTGAAAACACCATTTTTTCCTGCCCCCTTGACGATACAATTATTCTGtggtaaataataaaaatttctcACAAAATCGAAAAATTCACCATCTCTATGTAAAATAGGCCAATAAGGGGCAGAAGTCCACTCGGGAACGATCAGTGTTCCTTTTGCACtatcttgttttaatttattcagaGTTTTAGTAATTAAGATAGGTGGCGGTACAAGCCAGTTTACATCATTACCCCAAAACTGAGTGAAAGCATCCACAGCTTCTGTCCCTGGACACCATACTTTTGAATTAAATCTGTCACACTGAGAGTTATAGTGTGTAGCAAATCTGTCTACCGTACAAATGTCCCATAAATGATGAATTGAGGTTTCTATTCCCCAATCGTCATGATCCATGACTCTGCTCAGATAATCTGCATCATTATTTTCAGTTCTTGGTATCCAATTAGGTGTTAAGTTAATCTTTTGAACTTCGCAAAAATCAATAATAGAAGTAGCAATTGATTGTAATTTCAATTTCTTGCTACCTACTTTCAAAATATGCTCAACATTCTTGTTATCGGaattaattataatttgtttgttttcagtgacatttttaaatgtctttaataCCCTtctaacagggccgtaactagggttcgaattcaggggagtcAGGGGTTTGGGGGCCACCGATTGAGGCCCATAAGAGAGGGTATAGGGAGCGCAGCCCCCGCCGATTTTTTTTCTCGCAGTTAAAtggctaaaaattacccgttttccttagatttacttactttaagaaacatcagtattgccgcaccctggaagcaatttttatgcaatcAATtgttatctgtatttaaagatatttttgttagaaatcaaactggtaagttaaaaaaaaacatataaagcaagatcatagaaagcaagatattttttttgtcgaGGACCTGGAATTTCAATATGGTTGAAAGCTGAatagacatgtatataactacaaccagggactttcaaaactagtatatacttagtttAGAAAGTATCTGTTTCAACGAATGGGAGGGGCATTGACCAttatgttctcgtacgatcggcaGGGAGACGTTAAAAAATGacccaacagctgattcagccggtaacgaatttccgatatcaaaagattcacaatacaaagggaacttcctctgcttaatggagcccctaaataaatgtgaatagttaagttttattcaaagttgtcaaaagcaaagtttcatatgtgttctcgtacgaatactgaataacCGACGGACGGCAACACGAacaaaaaatatactgaaacggttcactttcgatcaaaaatccggaaaatgacagatatatcacCGTCACGtgtcatgataacactgttaaaactgtaagtttttgttgtttataatataaattcaagttcttcgtgtacatattgtctatatttcattttattacttcaaaaaaaattttggtgtagaaaattcaggggaggcaactcccctgcctcataggtagttacggccctgtctAACATATTCTAATTCTCTCCATGTAGAACTTTCACCCATTTCCGATTTAGACCAATTACCAAAtgtttcaaaattctcaaaatgagACTCAGCAAAAGGTGTAATATAACCACCAAAGCCCACATCTGAAGCGTCACAAAAAATCTCACAGTCAAACAAAGTATTGACTGTGACCGTGCTTATCTTAGCACCTACTGTATTTATATTTCTACAGTGAAGATTCCATTACATTAATTCGCTTAAAGCTTCGTGCGTTATTCTTACACAAGCTTGCCAACTGGCTTTAGACATAACACAATCATAAAGAAATCTAGTATTTCTACGTACTACATTGCCAAAAACGGCGTGCATGGAAATAAGCTGACCAACAATACTTGCTATAAATCTAGCTCTGAATAAAATCTTTCCATTAGTcacttgaaacaaaacaaaattcaaatatttttctaatATCTCTATCCTTTCTTCCTTGACAAATATGTTACCATTTTTGGTATCACACGTGAAACCGAGCCAATCTAGTTTTTGACAAGGAAACCAGTGCGATTTTTCATGCGCTATTAAAAATCCCAAATCTTCTAATTGAAGTTTAACTTGTTTACTACACTGTAAAGCAGTGGCAAAATCTTTATCGCCCGCAAGACCATCatctaaaaatattattattctcTTGCCTTGAGATCTGAAAtctttaaggttcatgtggaccctatggctaaaatggacgtattttcacctcaaaatttactccgagtacagacaaacctgcgcatctgtaaacaatttcaggcatagcatgccctagataaataaatttcaaatatgttttatgttttagaaaaataaaaacttaccaggattttgccgtgcactttttttcattcctccagaaggtgccaaaataaactaagttgggaaacaggtttgagaacttccccacaggtaataattgaagtgagctgtattgcttgacatggacatgagatggacaatagatacctgacaataattggttatttaaactgtgtacctgagtggaccatatcaaggtaaactcaactgtttgttaattttatcatcttctgcagggacgaaaaaaagtgtacggcaaaatccagttaagttatgacttttctaaatcatacaatgcatttgaattctatttatctagggcatggtATGCCTTAAAAcctttccagatgcacaggtttgccaaAACGAATTCGATTACGCTCTCCAATGAAACACTCACTGGCATCTTTATCATCAAATTACAGTACAGCTTAAAGGAGACCTGAAGACGATGACACTACTATTCTTAACGATTGTAAAATAGTAATTCAAAATCTCAAAAATCTTAATCTGGCTGCTGATTTACTATCTTTTATCCAATGCCATGAGAAAATAATTTTCCTTTAGACAatgtttctcttctttttttcttagaGACGGTCAGATTTATGTCAAAAAGAATACCGGTAACATCGGAAATGTGGTATCGGGAAACAACAAAGAGGTTTTGGAAAACTTGCTACAGActtttttacgtttttttttttttatatttaatggaTGGACCAATATGTATTGGACACATTACAGAAAACTTGTGTGAGCGTGAAATGGCCGATCCATGACGATGAAGTCTGATAGTATCTTTTGGCTTGGAACTGCAAAATTAATTGCTGCGTCTTCGGGATCGGCCATTCCGCGCTCACACAAGTTTTCTGTAATGTGTCCAATACATATATAATGGTCCAcccataaaatataaaaaaaaaataccgtgAAAAAGTCTAGCCAGTTTTCCAAAACCTTTTGTTGTTTCCCGATACCACTTTTCCGATGTTATCGGTATTCTTTTTGACATAAATCTGACCGTCTCTAGGAAAAGAAGAAGAGAAATATTGTCTAAaggaaaattattttcttttagcaTTTGGATAAAAGATAGAACATCAGCAGCcagattaagtttttttttttagactttgaATCGCTATTTTAAAATCGTTAAGAATAGCAGTGTCATCGTCTTCAGGTCTCCTTAAGCTGTCTTGTCATTTGATGATAAAGATGCCAGTGAGTGTTTCATTGGAGAGAGTGCTTTTTGCGGCGTGCACGAGTGCTTTTGAAAGGAACTTGGTGATGAACTTTGATGGAGTTTGACTGTTGATGGCTTCGGCCAAATCTTATATGGAGGTCTGCTCTGTGATTTTCCTCCATGTTTCGGTGCTTTGAGCCACAGCCGTGACTTTTTTATTATGATAGTTATGGAAAAGGAAGAGAAATCCTTTTGCagctgtaaaacaaaatattttgagtcattttttactttttatgcattCAAAAGTATATGTCTTATAAGACTTAAAAACCGGCAAAATGAAGTTCCCTCAGTTTGATATgtgttattattatatatagtatagtagatgtgtttgaattaaaaagtatCAGTTAAAGACCGATTTATTTGCAAATCTATTCTTTACCTATCAgaagcctctaccccttgagatgcaaaatctgacaccccgagcgacactttaaattttgatgaaaaactagttttaaaaccaataaTTTTAACTAAGAAGCTGGTATTTGGTTAAATTCCATGATAGGAATtgaattctatataaatgatacgggggggggggggggggggggggggggggagtagtTTAAAGTAGTTTTTTTTCCAGAAATTGCATATGAAgtctcaaaatctgcaacacggaaaactagggagaggtgtttgagaagatagagcactgaaaacgacttcTTCTGCttgcaggaaatagattatgtttcaGTTCCTTCCTTGCAGTACATGATATGGTACTAAGAATTCTAAAAAAGGAATTTTGATAGTTTTTCTTCGCTTCGAAATTGCCACcccgtgtcaaacatagccgacaccccgcatgtggtgTTCTACACGGTGTACTTGGTTGTAGGACATTCTGGTCCACGAATTTAAGTAAGAGCAACTAGATAAAGTAAAATCAAGCTTACAATtggttgaaaaattaaataaattgttttatgttttatgttctCTTCTAATTATTCGGGATTCACACGAGTAAGATACATGAGAGAATATTTGTAATGTAAAGGAagtcaaattaagttaaaaaaaaaaaaagacagcaCTTCAAAGATATTTCTTACGGCAGGCTGGTGTTTTGAAAgtagcaaaaattgaaaaaacttaTTCGCAAAGGAgatgaaataatttattattgtacAGTTGATGAACTTTACCTTTTGATAAGAACAGCAAATTCCAAAAGATGATTAAAAGATTTAGAAATTTGAGACAATGTTAATACCAGTGCAAAGAGTAGACTGAGGTCTGATGGACTGTAGAAATATTAAAGAGTTTTGCCGAAAATCGATaccaaataggaaaaaaaattgtaatcatGGTTGGTTTAATGAATCGAAATCAAATCGAAAAGATTCAGAGACAATGTTAGACATACCAGAGAACACTGAGGTTAATGTCATGAAAGCAGTACAATTGATTTTCTTAACCCTCTTGATGCCAAAAAGCGACATATATGTCGTTTCAGTGTTGATGCCAAAGCGACATACGTCGTTTGGGGGTTTGATGCCAAGGCGACATATATGTCGTTTCAACAATAgtatatattataaatcaaaattttgcAACCTATACCACACTAAATGATTAAAGCCTTATAACATTGTTGACCATAGGTCATCTAAGTGTATTTTGAagctatgacgtcatattcataACGTCATTATGACGTTATAATTATGGCAGa contains:
- the LOC139490107 gene encoding uncharacterized protein — translated: MNLRSLCHDSKQGYNIFKQDGGNKCETNILWVNCKLAKKKLRQAQRQLDANNRYKLYYEIMDSYTSNQKLFYKLINIQRTGQVKKLTKLVIDGINLESSEEIRDGWASYFEKLSTLSTSSSFCDHQHQIVKRNIQNILTLQNSGNKGMQYATLDEVTAAISKMKNGKSPDELNLMSEHLKCDGQIVPIILKALFDRVLQERDVPEIFQSGIITPIHKSHDLDRLQNKLQRGFTKRVSPTNAALLLTEALADGKDRKKKVCVAFIDASKAFDVVWHDYLMLKLFQSGVKDEDWFVVYK